The Podospora pseudopauciseta strain CBS 411.78 chromosome 2 map unlocalized CBS411.78m_2, whole genome shotgun sequence genome has a window encoding:
- a CDS encoding uncharacterized protein (EggNog:ENOG503P4QT), which yields MSKSRAPLALGALAASGIGYYLYSAGGNPRAAEKQFESDAHRAAAKIESKIPTNYPTHTTHKAEKEGTRLGHEVGTKIDSAVTTVNRDLSQAKHEAEAIAKQAKADTLKKIDEFDRTVEEKAAKSKSYLSSWFGSK from the exons ATGTCCAAGTCTCGCgcccccctcgccctcggtgccctcgccgcctcaGGCATTGGTTACTACCTCTACAGCGCCGGCGGCAACCCCAGAGCAGCCGAGAAGCAGTTTGAGA GCGACGCCCAccgcgccgccgccaaaatCGAATCCAAGATTCCCACCAACTACCCAACCCACACAACCCACAAGGCCGAGAAAGAAGGCACCCGCCTCGGCCACGAGGTCGGCACCAAGATTGACTCTGCT GTAACCACCGTCAACCGCGACCTCAGCCAAGCCAAGCACGAAGCCGAGGCCATCGCCAAACAAGCCAAGGCCGATACCCTCAAGAAGATTGACGAGTTTGACCGGAcggtcgaggagaaggccgccAAGAGCAAGAGCTACCTTAGCTCGTGGTTCGGGAGCAAGTAA
- the prp1 gene encoding U4/U6 x U5 tri-snRNP complex subunit Prp1 (COG:A; EggNog:ENOG503NUH9): MSRRDFLSMPAPENYVAGLGRGATGFTTRSDLGPAREGPSEDQIKAAVAKRTAQLGLGGDNAKDDDNDDAARYQDPDNEVGLFAGGFYDKEDEEADKIWEDIDEKMASRRRKQREAREKAEREEYERQNPKIQQQFAGLKRKLAELTDDDWANIPEAKDATGKTKRARQARMERFYAVPDSVLAAARDQGQFGTTVADDGTATSATPGGTETTTDFAKIGAARDKVLKARLEQTSQTSGLATAGSATSLDPRGYLTSLASTQGAEQSIGDIEQFRKMLKSAVDSNPKQASSWMAAARLEMTAGKPGAARKLIAAGCQHCPKNEDIWLENININDTHNAKIIAAEAIRNNPKSVKLWVAAMKLENDQRSRKKVIRKALDHNPQSEALWIHAVNLEEDVEDARILLAKATELIPESLDLWLRLAHLETPENARKVLNKAVKKLPNSHELWIAAARLEEQLGEGARRPVMKNAVKFLVKQNAMPKREEWIAEAEKCEDEGAVITCSNIIEETLGWGLDEDDDRKELWMEDAKASISREKYATGRAIYAYALRVFPNSKSLYLAAIDLEREHGNKEDLWNALEKAVEACPHQETFWLMLAREKAGEINEARRVLARAFKQNPDNEDIWLAAVKLEADNGFIDQARDLLKTARQNAPTDRVWMRSVAFERQLGNSEAALDLVIDALRLFPNAPKLWMMKGQIYEDMDQPAQAREAYGAGVRAVPSSVPLWLLYSRLEERLNNVVKARSVLDRARQAIPKSAELWTELIRLERRAGNITQAKTLMATALQQMPKSGLLWAERILHLEQRTQRKSLLAEAMKKVENDPVLMVTAAYILWKERKLEQADKWFERALKLDTDHGDTWAWYYKFLLQHGTEEKRAGLVSRCVLAEPRHGEYWQRVAKMPKNAGKGTGEMLKLVAASLPE, encoded by the exons ATGTCACGGAGGGACTTCCTTAGCATGCCCGCGCCCGAGAACTACGTCGCTGGTCTCGGGCGTGGTGCCACTGGCTTTACCACCAGATCTGACTTGGGTCCGGCGCGAGAAGGTCCCAGCGAAGACCAAATCAAGGCTGCTGTCGCAAAGAGGACAGCCCAATTGGGACTCGGTGGCGACAATGCGAAAGATGATGACAACGATGACGCCGCTCGATATCAGGATCCAGACAACGAGGTTGGCCTGTTTGCCGGCGGTTTCTATGATaaagaggatgaagaggcaGACAAGATCTGGGAAGATATAGACGAGAAGATggcaagcaggaggagaaagcAAAG GGAAGCACGAGAAAAAGCCGAACGAGAAGAATACGAGCGACAGAACCCAAAGATTCAGCAGCAGTTTGCCGGGCTCAAGAGAAAATTGGCCGAGCTCACCGACGATGATTGGGCGAACATACCCGAGGCAAAGGATGCCACCGGCAAGACCAAGAGGGCACGACAagcgaggatggagagatTCTATGCTGTGCCCGACAGCGTGCTAGCTGCTGCGAGAGACCAGGGTCAGTTTGGCACGACAGTTGCAGACGATGGGACTGCTACCAGCGCTACTCCCGGAGGAACCGAAACGACAACGGATTTTGCAAAGATCGGTGCCGCCCGCGACAAGGTGTTGAAGGCAAGACTTGAGCAGACATCACAAACCAGCGGGCTTGCTACGGCAGGTAGCGCCACGAGTCTGGATCCGAGGGGTTACTTGACCTCACTAGCCAGCACCCAAGGTGCAGAGCAGAGTATCGGTGATATTGAGCAGTTCAGAAAGATGTTGAAGTCTGCTGTAGACTCAAACCCCAAACAGGCGTCCAGTTGGATGGCTGCGGCAAGATTGGAGATGACAGCAGGGAAACCGGGTGCCGCCCGCAAGTTGATTGCGGCTGGGTGCCAGCATTGTCCCAAGAATGAGGATATCTGGCTTGAGaatatcaacatcaacgacacTCACAATGCCAAGATTATTGCGGCTGAAGCTATCCGCAACAACCCAAAGTCGGTGAAGCTCTGGGTGGCGGCCATGAAACTGGAGAATGACCAAAGATCACGGAAGAAGGTGATCCGAAAGGCGCTGGATCATAACCCACAATCCGAGGCTTTATGGATTCATGCGGTGAACCTGGAAGAAGATGTGGAAGATGCCCGCATTTTGCTAGCCAAGGCTACTGAGCTTATCCCCGAATCACTCGACTTGTGGCTGAGACTGGCACATTTAGAGACCCCGGAGAATGCTCGCAAGGTGCTCAACAAGGCCGTCAAGAAgctccccaactcccacgAGCTGTGGATTGCGGCCGCTCGCCTGGAGGAGCAGCTTGGTGAGGGTGCAAGACGACCAGTCATGAAGAACGCCGTTAAGTTCTTGGTCAAGCAAAACGCCATGCCCAAGCGTGAAGAATGGATTGCTGAGGCTGAAAAGTGCGAGGATGAAGGCGCGGTCATCACCTGCAGCAATATCATCGAAGAGACCCTTGGCTGGGGgctggacgaggacgacgaccGCAAGGAGCTCTGGATGGAAGATGCCAAAGCCAGTATCAGCCGCGAAAAGTACGCCACCGGCCGGGCGATATACGCCTATGCTCTTCGTGTCTTCCCCAACAGCAAGAGCCTTTACCTCGCCGCCATTGACCTGGAGAGAGAGCACGGCAACAAGGAGGACCTCTGGAACGCGCTTGAAAAAGCCGTCGAGGCCTGCCCTCACCAAGAGACCTTCTGGCTCATGCTGGCCCGCGAAAAGGCAGGCGAGATTAACGAGGCTCGTCGCGTTCTGGCCCGTGCCTTCAAGCAAAACCCCGATAACGAGGACATCTGGCTTGCGGCTGTCAAGCTTGAGGCTGACAACGGCTTTATCGATCAAGCCCGCGACCTGCTCAAGACTGCCCGGCAAAACGCCCCTACCGATCGTGTCTGGATGCGTTCCGTGGCCTTTGAGCGCCAGCTAGGCAACAGCGAAGCCGCCCTTGACCTCGTCATTGACGCCCTCCGCCTCTTCCCTAACGCCCCAAAGCTTTGGATGATGAAGGGGCAGATTTACGAGGACATGGATCAGCCGGCACAGGCAAGGGAGGCATATGGTGCCGGTGTCCGCGCCGTTCCTTCGTCGGTCCCCTTGTGGCTTTTGTACTCCCGTCTGGAGGAGCGCCTCAACAACGTGGTCAAGGCCCGTTCCGTCCTCGACAGAGCAAGGCAGGCAATTCCCAAATCGGCTGAGCTGTGGACTGAGCTCATCCGTCTTGAGCGTCGCGCCGGTAACATCACTCAGGCCAAGACCCTCATGGCTACTGCCCTGCAGCAGATGCCCAAGAGCGGTCTCCTCTGGGCGGAGAGGATTCTTCACCTGGAACAGCGAACCCAGCGCAAATCGCTGCTGGCGGAGGCGATGAAGAAAGTGGAGAACGACCCGGTGCTGATGGTGACGGCGGCGTATATCCTCTGGAAAGAGAGGAAACTCGAGCAGGCGGATAAATGGTTTGAGAGAGCGCTGAAGCTGGACACGGACCATGGGGATACGTGGGCGTGGTATTACAAGTTTTTGCTGCAGCATGGGACggaagagaagagggctgggttggtgagCAGGTGTGTTTTGGCGGAGCCGAGACATGGGGAGTATTGGCAGCGGGTGGCCAAGATGCCGAAGAATGCGGGGAAGGGTACGGGGGAGATGTTGAAGTTGGTTGCTGCTTCTTTGCCGGAGTAG
- the OSH3 gene encoding Oxysterol-binding protein 3 (COG:I; BUSCO:EOG09261QYO; EggNog:ENOG503NVUP) — protein sequence MAGIEQLEIHSKAYIVRWVKVDVGHTISWSVQPHKKSINFGIVKHPGTGETNLTSLADDAGLADQHTEGVAESKPGLFAKRDASTAQDQLAKKGFIPIHWHGKCEADKVSVGTYDVTQAGMFGLVFDNTFSKQTSKTATFVLLTYPTGAPPQTARNLPNLQAGPLASASRTSLGKHGSPRLGAAASESVDSLPSHTRGRALSTATAAGKSESGVSSSYHVGVLLKRRRKKGQGYAKRFFSLDYTTCTLSYYHNRNSSALRGAIPLSLAAVAADERRREITIDSGAEVWHLKASNAKEFSDWARALERASKIARGVELPATQPVSSESQGGVAPVPHITIPNSAQDEEREWRQVESLVSRMVGTRDALRRLVKDMAAEKQPPSGHGYLSPSTPTLPEETEGYFGPPTTASAADKKSFWKRKASGAASPLTPQSFQTAASSSLTIPASGHSTPTQNGFKKQYGALQQEGPNTLENCTALLSDLDSVVMEFSTLLATSKRRRLPAQLSAQPRASIESSASTVDEFFDAEAGDADRSTNQLMIIEHHSEDDTQASDVEESIHESSSVSSIEDEDDYAQNAEGGANLFPPKPKSLIPLPITEPVTRRKTIPPAKVAPPSLIAFVRKNVGKDLSTISMPVSANEPTSLLHRVSEQLEYAQLLDAAAKHSDPKDRLLYMTAFAISGFSNTRAKERSIRKPFNPLLGETFELVRSEAEVPGGFRLLVEKVTHRPVRLAMQADSALWSFSQFPAPSQKFWGKSAEITTEGRVRVSLRLPDGTDEHYSWTIATVFLRNVVMGEKYVEPVGSMNVNNDTTGAKAVIEFVAKGVFGGRGEEVKVETYGPNGSKLGAGLAGTWTNGLKIVPGNKEIWKPGQLVENAVNTYGMTTFAASLNEITPIEKGKLPPTDTRLRPDQRFAEQGDLDQAEEWKVKLEEAQRVRRRVLEESGEEYKPKWFVKVAGGEGQGGEEVWKLKGGKDGYWEERARGKWEGVVDIFAG from the exons ATGGCAGGCATTGAGCAATTGGAAATCCACAGCAAG GCCTACATTGTACGATGGGTCAAAGTAGATGTTGGCCACACCATCTCCTGGAGCGTGCAACCTCACAAGAAGTCCAT TAACTTTGGCATTGTTAAGCACCCCGGGACCGGCGAAACGAATCTGACCTCCTTGGCCGACGATGCAGGGCTTGCCGATCAACACACCGAAGGCGTCGCCGAGTCGAAACCCGGTCTCTTTGCGAAAAGGGACGCTAGTACCGCCCAAGATCAGCTCGCCAAAAAGGGCTTTATACCGATACACTGGCATGGAAAATGCGAAGCAGACAAAGTCTCGGTCGGCACCTACGATGTTACACAGGCTGGCATGTTTGGCCTAGTTTTTGACAATACCTTCTCGAAGCAAACATCCAAGACGGCGACATTCGTCCTTCTAACATATCCGACCGGCGCCCCTCCTCAGACTGCACGAAATCTACCCAATCTACAGGCGGGACCTCTTGCCAGTGCGAGTAGGACGAGCTTAGGCAAGCATGGCAGCCCCCGGCTCGGTGCTGCTGCCTCGGAATCCGTCGACAGTCTACCCAGCCACACCCGAGGACGCGCATTGTCCACAGCTACCGCTGCCGGTAAGAGTGAGAGCGGCGTGTCTAGCTCCTACCATGTTGGCGTCCTGCTCAAGAGGAGGCGCAAGAAGGGCCAGGGCTACGCCAAGCGTTTCTTCTCTCTGGACTATACGACTTGTACTCTGTCTTACTATCATAACCGCAACTCCTCGGCTCTTAGGGGGGCTATTCCGCTTAGCTTGGCTGCGGTCGCAGCGGACGAGAGGAGACGCGAGATTACCATTGACTCTGGAGCTGAGGTATGGCACTTGAAAGCATCGAATGCCAAGGAATTCAGTGATTGGGCACGGGCGCTGGAACGGGCAAGCAAGATTGCTCGGGGGGTGGAATTGCCTGCCACTCAACCAGTGTCCTCGGAAAGTCAGGGGGGAGTTGCACCGGTACCTCATATTACCATTCCGAACAGCGCGCAagacgaggagagggagtggaggCAAGTTGAATCTCTGGTCAGCAGGATGGTAGGCACCAGAGATGCTCTCCGGCGCCTGGTAAAGGATATGGCTGCCGAAAAGCAGCCACCTAGCGGCCATGGATACCTTTCTCCAAGCACTCCTACACTTCCAGAGGAGACAGAAGGTTATTTCGGCCCGCCGACAACCGCATCAGCAGCAGATAAAAAGTCTTTCTGGAAGCGCAAGGCTAGCGGCGCCGCGTCTCCTCTCACCCCCCAGTCTTTCCAGACAGCTGCCAGTTCCTCGTTGACAATACCAGCATCGGGCCATAGCACCCCAACACAAAATGGGTTCAAGAAACAATATGGTGCTCTCCAGCAGGAAGGGCCAAATACTCTGGAGAATTGCACCGCGCTGTTGAGCGATCTGGATTCAGTCGTGATGGAGTTCTCGACTCTTCTCGCCACCAGCAAACGGCGACGGTTGCCTGCACAATTATCTGCTCAGCCAAGAGCAAGCATTGAGTCGTCCGCTTCAACGGTCGACGAGTTCTTTGATGCTGAAGCCGGTGATGCGGATAGGTCGACAAACCAGCTGATGATCATCGAGCACCATAGTGAGGATGATACCCAGGCATCAGATGTTGAGGAATCGATCCACGAGTCCTCGTCTGTCTCTTCGattgaagatgaagacgacTATGCTCAGAACGCAGAGGGTGGTGCCAACCTGTTCCCACCAAAGCCGAAATCATTGATCCCCCTTCCAATCACGGAACCAGTCACCAGACGCAAGACGATCCCGCCAGCCAAGGTAGCGCCCCCAAGTTTGATCGCGTTTGTCCGCAAGAACGTCGGCAAGGATCTTAGCACGATCAGCATGCCTGTTTCTGCCAACGAGCCGACGTCGTTGCTCCACCGCGTTTCTGAACAGCTCGAGTACGCTCAGCTTTTGGATGCGGCGGCTAAGCATTCTGACCCCAAGGACAGGTTGTTGTACATGACTGCATTTGCGATCTCTGGGTTCAGCAACACCAGGGCAAAGGAGAGGTCGATTCGCAAGCCCTTTAACCCACTCCTTGGTGAAACCTTTGAGCTTGTCCGTTCCGAGGCAGAAGTGCCTGGTGGTTTCAGGCTTCTTGTCGAGAAGGTCACTCATCGTCCTGTCCGGTTGGCTATGCAAGCTGATAGTGCGCTGTGGTCTTTCTCTCAGTTCCCGGCTCCGTCCCAGAAGTTTTGGGGTAAATCTGCCGAGATTACCACTGAAGGCCGGGTAAGGGTTAGCTTGCGTTTGCCAGACGGCACAGACGAGCACTACAGCTGGACCATTGCCACTGTTTTCTTGCGCAACGTGGTCATGGGTGAGAAGTACGTCGAGCCGGTTGGGAGCATGAACGTGAACAATGATACGACCGGGGCCAAGGCTGTCATCGAGTTTGTAGCAAAGGGTGTTTTCGGCGGCAGGGGAGAAGAGGTCAAGGTGGAGACGTACGGCCCCAACGGCAGCAAATTGGGTGCTGGGTTGGCGGGCACTTGGACCAACGGGCTGAAAATCGTGCCGGGAAACAAGGAAATCTGGAAGCCGGGGCAGTTGGTCGAGAACGCGGTGAATACCTATGGTATGACTACCTTTGCCGCCAGTCTGAACGAGATCACGCCGATTGAAAAGGGGAAGCTGCCGCCTACGGATACGAGGTTGAggcctgatcagaggttTGCGGAGCAAGGGGATTTGGACCAGGCGGAGGAGTGGAAGgtgaagctggaggaggcgcagagggtgaggagacgggtgttggaggagagtGGGGAGGAGTATAAGCCCAAGTGGTTCGTCAAGGTtgccgggggggagggccaagggggggaggaggtgtggAAGCtgaagggagggaaggatgggtattgggaggagagggctagggggaagtgggagggggtggtggatattTTTGCTGggtag
- a CDS encoding uncharacterized protein (EggNog:ENOG503P1DT; COG:S), translated as MSLVKLPYELVSFIIEYLDLLDVGNLSLTCKRMQYLTLEYCIAKRILETKAPYSLEASSARLTQRWPQQLRRLIKRQAATSSVSPYLVRVVAHAETWLYENGILCYIRKREIRILDLHGSATQETVINIRSLLHVALPESRMTRRYKVRVLHYAHDIVSCLYTHAKPNQEQVSWLLAFNVCTGQVVTVRQVASTTKIFVRNDNNFLYYGTNSEIGRDLYRYWVIWGFDLSARRWLSDKLEIQDVMGVDVGLTVCFEIFDGWFYGISNQAALEVEEVDWISHYTCFRFPVTREGLQKWESPNPPIFRRNQHEGVIDDRWYLLRMLKDESTGQLKVVESRKEWLAGRIWPRRTYYTTVVNFDEATSDVARATNGRASSFGSPSAASPETMNPKLQHTEYTAPPSRDPHFVHPGDDNASSLMFAISKSPIRCYYSACQTFLDVVDDPTSTDPNDQRIRFRGSSRRPRGTSSLGQRDERQISPVAQDYSAQDALDQEVNDLYRHKDVVSWPAEPDISNPDPVLLDLYAVLNPDGFTGNIRGAWDERSLVYSTGSDSPGGLNALVFVSWDPSIHLDGTLSYSDYRPSLSVPPVQHIMEGHSDVSDSGIIPFQEKGKGKEFTWSYPSKSPSPFLRAGSTDSTSSSETNQDSRWKKVEPALYHQLGSGFHFAR; from the exons ATGTCGCTGGTCAAGCTTCCATACGAGCTGGTCTCATTTATTATTGAGTATCTGGATTTGCTCGACGTCGGCAATCTCAGTCTCACCTGCAAGCGGATGCAGTATTTGACCCTGGAATACTGCATTGCCAAGCGAATCCTTGAG ACAAAGGCCCCCTACAGCTTGGAGGCAAGCAGTGCGAGACTCACTCAGCGTTGGCCCCAACAGCTGCGGAGGCTGATCAAGCGCCAAGCTGCCACTTCGTCCGTGTCTCCCTATCTTGTGAGAGTCGTCGCCCACGCGGAAACATGGCTTTACGAGAATGGCATACTGTGCTATATTCGCAAGCGTGAGATTCGGATCCTGGATCTTCACGGTTCAGCAACACAGGAGACCGTCATCAATATCCGCTCCCTTCTCCACGTGGCCCTTCCCGAGTCTAGAATGACCCGCAGGTACAAGGTCCGGGTACTGCACTACGCCCACGATATTGTTTCTTGCTTGTACACACACGCCAAGCCAAACCAAGAGCAAGTCAGTTGGCTTCTGGCCTTCAACGTGTGTACTGGCCAGGTGGTTACCGTCCGCCAAGTCGCCTCAACTACCAAGATTTTTGTACGCAACGACAACAACTTTCTTTACTATGGCACCAATTCCGAGATCGGCAGGGACCTGTACCGGTACTGGGTCATCTGGGGTTTCGACTTGAGTGCTCGCAGATGGCTGAGTGACAAACTCGAGATACAGGATGTCATGGGTGTGGATGTGGGCTTGACAGTTTGTTTTGAGATCTTTGATGGCTGGTTCTACGGCATCTCCAACCAAGCCGCtctggaggtggaagaggttgatTGGATCTCACATTATACCTGCTTCAGGTTCCCGGTCACAAGAGAGGGCCTTCAAAAATGGGAGTCACCGAACCCACCAATCTTTAGAAGGAATCAGCATGAGGGTGTGATCGATGACAGGTGGTACCTCCTTCGCATGTTAAAGGACGAGTCAACAGGCCAGCTCAAGGTGGTTGAGTCTAGGAAAGAGTGGCTTGCAGGGCGCATCTGGCCTAGACGCACTTACTACACCACTGTGGTAAACTTCGACGAGGCCACTTCCGACGTCGCTCGAGCAACAAATGGCCGAGCCTCATCATTTGGGAGCCCTAGTGCAGCATCACCCGAGACCATGAATCCCAAACTGCAGCACACCGAGTACacggcaccaccatcacgagATCCCCATTTTGTACATCCGGGGGACGACAACGCCTCGTCTCTGATGTTCGCGATCAGCAAGAGCCCTATTCGCTGCTATTATTCAGCATGTCAAACATTTTTGGACGTGGTGGACGACCCCACCTCCACGGATCCTAATGATCAACGAATCCGCTTCCGAGGCAGTTCACGACGGCCCAGGGGTACCTCTAGCCTGGGGCAGCGGGACGAACGGCAAATTTCGCCCGTAGCACAAGACTACAGCGCCCAAGATGCACTTGACCAGGAAGTAAATGATCTTTACAGGCACAAAGATGTCGTTTCCTGGCCTGCCGAGCCAGACATTTCCAATCCAGATCCTGTGCTCCTCGATTTGTACGCCGTACTGAATCCGGATGGCTTTACCGGCAACATTCGAGGGGCATGGGATGAACGCTCCTTGGTCTATTCCACAGGTAGCGATTCCCCCGGAGGCCTCAATGCCCTGGTGTTTGTCTCTTGGGACCCTTCTATTCACCTGGATGGAACATTGTCCTATTCCGACTATCGGCCCTCTCTGAGCGTACCACCTGTTCAACACATCATGGAAGGGCACAGTGACGTCTCTGACTCGGGGATAATACCCTTCCAggagaaaggaaaaggcaagGAGTTCACCTGGAGCTACCCTAGCAAGTCGCCGAGTCCATTTCTACGTGCCGGCAGCACAGACTCGACATCATCTTCGGAGACCAACCAGGATAGCCGCTGGAAAAAAGTTGAACCTGCATTGTATCATCAACTTGGCTCAGGTTTCCACTTCGCTCGGTAG
- a CDS encoding uncharacterized protein (EggNog:ENOG503NVSU; COG:E) — MVHQPPPLPLGSDGEVDLRAPLTSDTILQVRTGRMAPLAPLSIKSGINKTLRSGPVQITKLGLEGDEQDPTFHGGVDKAVHGYCAAHYKSWQKEFSQAADRFVPGGFGENLVLGFMNERNVCIGDIFEISDSTAVLQISLPRQPCFKLNHRFHLPNFAPNTYRLSRTGYYFRVLTPGPVEAGNKLTLVSRPHPDWTIERIQRYLHKETDNYDMNLELSQIEEFGAECKDNFTRRVLRAREKANKKPKEKWVPYKVVERKEQTKRITSFVLEAVDKFTEREEKELSPGAHAKIKLGKCLVRAYSIVDGDKERFQLAVALEEKSRGGSKYLHREVKVGDVLQVGAITATVPTVSAASHHVFVAGGVGVTAFLAMVEFYKSIHYSVVLHYAVRSADDVPFRDRIEELKKEGQLVLYDKAAGQRMDIRQIIQSRGWNSQLYFCGPKRLMDQAEREVKELGVYQKEVHYEAFEADMSGDPFEAVVANKGGVVVKVGEDETLLEVLQKQFDQPDSSCCVGNCKTCLVELKAGQVDHRGTALTDDEKVTSMLSCVSRGVGRITIEI; from the exons ATGgttcaccaaccaccccctcttccacTAGGTTCAGACGGCGAGGTCGACCTCCGCGCCCCCCTGACATCAGATACCATCCTCCAAGTCCGCACCGGCCGAATGGCTCCTCTCGCTCCCTTGAGCATAAAATCCGGCATCAACAAAACTTTGAGGTCTGGACCTGTTCAAATCACAAAGTTGGGGTTGGAAGGTGACGAGCAAGATCCTACGTTTCATGGGGGTGTTGATAAGGCTGTTCACGGGT ACTGCGCAGCCCACTACAAGTCCTGGCAAAAGGAATTCTCCCAAGCCGCCGACAGGTTCGTCCCCGGGGGGTTCGGGGAGAATCTCGTTCTTGGCTTCATGAACGAGAGGAATGTTTGCATAGGCGACATCTTTGAGATATCAGACTCAACTGCCGTGTTGCAGATTTCACTTCCAAGACAGCCTTG CTTCAAACTTAACCACcgcttccacctccccaacttCGCACCCAACACCTACCGCCTCTCCCGGACGGGGTACTACTTCCGCGTTCTCACTCCCGGGCCCGTCGAAGCAGGGAATAAACTGACTTTGGTCTCCCGCCCCCACCCCGACTGGACTATTGAGCGCATCCAGCGGTACCTCCATAAGGAAACAGACAACTATGACATGAACCTCGAGCTTTCTCAAATAGAAGAGTTTGGGGCCGAGTGCAAAGACAACTTCACCCGGCGAGTCCTACGAGCGAGGGAAAAAGCCAATAAAAAACCAAAGGAGAAGTGGGTGCCCTACAAGGTGGTAGAAAGAAAGGAGCAAACGAAGAGGATAACTTCCTTTGTCCTCGAAGCGGTTGACAAATTTACGGAaagggaagagaaggagctTAGCCCAGGTGCTCACGCAAAGATCAAACTGGGAAAGTGCCTCGTCAGGGCGTATTCCATCGTCGACGGTGACAAAGAGCGGTTCCAGTTGGCTGTTGCCCTTGAGGAAAAGAGCCGCGGTGGGAGCAAGTACCTCCATCGCGAGGTCAAAGTAGGGGATGTGCTACAAGTGGGGGCTATCACGGCTACGGTGCCGACTGTTTCGGCGGCTAGTCACCATGTTTTTGTCGCGGGTGGCGTGGGTGTTACGGCGTTTTTGGCAATG GTCGAGTTCTACAAGAGTATACACTACAGCGTTGTCCTGCATTACGCCGTCCGATCTGCAGATGATGTGCCGTTTCGAGACCGGAtcgaggagctgaagaaggaaggaCAGCTGGTGCTCTACGACAAGGCTGCCGGGCAGAGGATGGATATACGGCAGATCATCCAGAGTAGGGGTTGGAACTCGCAGCTGTATTTCTGCGGGCCAAAGAGATTGATGGATCAGGCCGAGAGGGAGGTCAAAGAACTTGGTGTTTATCAAAAGGAGGTGCACTACGAAGCCTTCGAGGCAGACATGAGCGGGGATCCCTTTGAGGCTGTCGTGGCGAACAAGGGCGGGGTGGTTGTCAAGGTCGGGGAAGACGAAACCCTGCTCGAGGTCCTGCAGAAGCAGTTTGACCAGCCCGACTCGAGCTGCTGTGTTGGAAACTGCAAGACTTGTCTGGTTGAGCTCAAGGCTGGCCAGGTTGATCACCGCGGGACGGCTCTGACGGATGACGAGAAGGTCACCTCAATGTTGTCGTGCGTCAGCCGTGGGGTTGGGCGTATTACCATTGAGATCTGA